One stretch of Lucilia cuprina isolate Lc7/37 chromosome 6, ASM2204524v1, whole genome shotgun sequence DNA includes these proteins:
- the LOC111678227 gene encoding vigilin isoform X1, with translation MEESNVTQAAVMEESNVNVEEQQQQLTTTTNTTTTNYQELMDQQQQLASPTPVATPTSTTSGGTASNAAPAFSYDDLFPALPANNAAPMSTTTGPPVVRVTSTQKTQVLHLAGEERKSTDSEKFGEGESKRICQQISKETGAQIEIASGKNQSLTFLIKGKQPELLDARRKILMYFSAQASRSISIPKEHHRVILGKAGKRLRDLEQLTATKITIPSQNEDSDIINIAGTKEDIEKAEAEIRQLSADQYKKSSDRILVPKIYHPFIVGPYNENLNKMQEETGAKVNVPPQSMQKDEIVITGEKDAVAAAKAKVEAIYKEMEKKCSTVSVEVAKAQHRYVIGPKGSTIAEILQLTGVSVEMPPLDSPLETITLRGPQVALGNALTVVYQKANSVKSVEIDAPHWIHKYVIGRKGANMKQLEEDCPNVNVNCLEDKIKLEGDPENVDKATNYLHEIIKNYQDNFTFVVMTVNPAYYKHIIGKAGANVNRLKEELNVNINIEEREGQNNIRIEGPKEGVKKAQLELQEKIDKLENEKSKDVIIDRRLHRQIIGAKGEKIREIKDRYRQVMIVIPTPQENTDIVKLRGPKEDVDKCHKDLLKLVKEIQESSHIVEVPIFKQFHKFVIGKGGANIKKIRDETQTKIDLPAEGDTNEVIVITGKKENVLEAKERIQKIQNELADIVTEEVQISPKYYNSIIGTGGKLISSIMEECGGVSIKFPTSESKSDKVTIRGPKDDVLKAKTQLLELANERQAASFTAEVRAKQQHHKFLIGKNGASIRKIRDATGARIIFPGNDDADKEVITIIGKEENVKQAKEQLEAIIKDIDQVTEGEISVDPKYHKHFVAKRGEILHRISEEYGGVMISFPRPGVESDKVTLKGAKDCIEAAKLRIAEIVADLDAQVTIEVVIPQRLHRTIMGARGFKVQQVTTEHDVNIKFPDRDATEPVEGLENGTNGTVDGVATDEPIRHCDIIRITGHIDKCNAAKQALIDLVPITEELTVPYDLHRTIIGPKGANVREFMSTYDVHIELPPSDSKSDTVKVTGTPAHVAEAKKALDKMIEEYEADRADRELRSYNLQIEVDPEYHSKLIGKRGAVINKLRAAHDVNISLPKRGDPNQSIITITGYQANAEAARDAIMEIVGEMQNLYREVIEIDNRIHSHIIGQRGRTIRKLIEDYKVDIKFPSPEEAKNNPDAVTIIGKEDDVENAKEAILNMAEDYSRDYLENLPPSPQPQTVGAFLSAGTGSGNTNENGFVMKDAPWEKTDKKQGKSAPNTQSQEDFPAVGGAPVAAAPITSVWGPKN, from the exons tcAACGttgaagaacaacaacaacaattaactaCCACCACCAATACCACTACCACCAATTATCAAGAGCTAATggatcaacaacaacaattagcTTCACCAACTCCGGTTGCTACACCCACTAGTACTACTAGTGGTGGCACCGCCAGCAATGCTGCTCCAGCCTTTAGCTATGATGATCTTTTCCCAGCATTACCAGCTAATAATGCAGCTCCTATGAGTACAACTACTGGACCACCAGTTGTACGTGTAACAAGCACTCAAAAGACTcag GTTTTACATTTGGCTGGAGAAGAGCGCAAATCGACCGATTCCGAAAAATTCGGTGAAGGTGAATCGAAACGTATTTGCCAGCAAATCTCTAAGGAAACTGGTGCTCAAATTGAAATCGCTAGTGGTAAAAATCAATCGCTTACCTTCCTTATCAAGGGCAAACAACCGGAATTGCTCGATGCTCGTCGCAAAATTCTTATGTACTTTTCCGCCCAAGCCAGCCGTTCCATCAGCATTCCCAAGGAACATCATCGTGTCATCTTGGGTAAGGCTGGTAAACGTTTACGTGATTTGGAGCAATTGACCGCCACCAAAATCACAATTCCTTCTCAAAACGAAGATAGTGACATCATTAATATTGCCGGTACTAAGGAAGATATTGAAAAGGCCGAAGCCGAGATACGTCAATTGTCCGCTGATCAATATAAAAAGTCTTCGGATCGCATTTTGGTGCCCAAAATCTATCATCCCTTTATTGTGGGTCCCTACAATGAAAACTTGAATAAGATGCAAGAGGAGACCGGTGCCAAGGTGAATGTGCCACCACAATCCATGCAAAAGGATGAAATTGTGATTACTGGTGAGAAGGATGCTGTTGCAGCGGCCAAGGCTAAGGTTGAGGCCATCTACAAGGAAATGGAAAAGAAATGCTCCACCGTAAGTGTTGAGGTAGCCAAAGCTCAGCATCGTTACGTTATTGGACCTAAGGGCTCGACCATCGCCGAAATTCTTCAACTCACTGGTGTATCTGTGGAGATGCCTCCTCTGGACTCGCCTTTGGAAACAATTACCTTACGTGGTCCTCAAGTAGCTTTGGGCAATGCCTTGACAGTGGTCTATCAAAAGGCCAACTCCGTCAAGTCGGTTGAAATCGATGCTCCCCATTGGATTCACAAGTATGTGATTGGTCGCAAGGGCGCCAATATGAAACAACTCGAAGAGGATTGCCCCAATGTGAACGTCAATTGTCTAGAGGACAAGATCAAATTGGAAGGTGACCCTGAAAATGTTGACAAGGCCACCAACTATTTGCATGAAATTATCAAAAACTATCAGGATAACTTCACCTTTGTTGTGATGACCGTCAATCCTGCTTACTACAAGCATATCATTGGCAAGGCTGGTGCCAACGTTAATCGTCTCAAGGAGGAATTGAACGTTAACATCAACATTGAGGAACGCGAAGGCCAAAACAACATCCGCATCGAAGGTCCCAAAGAGGGCGTTAAAAAGGCTCAACTTGAATTACAAGAGAAAATTGATAAACTGGAAAACGAAAAATCAAAGGATGTTATCATCGATCGTCGCTTGCATCGTCAAATCATTGGCGCCAAGGGTGAAAAGATCCGCGAGATTAAGGATCGCTACCGTCAGGTAATGATTGTTATTCCCACACCCCAGGAAAATACCGATATTGTGAAGTTGCGTGGTCCCAAAGAAGATGTCGACAAGTGCCACAAGGATCTCTTGAAATTGGTTAAGGAAATCCAAGAGTCATCGCACATTGTTGAGGTGCCCATCTTCAAGCAATTCCACAAGTTCGTTATTGGCAAGGGCGGTGCTAACATTAAGAAGATTCGTGATGAAACCCAAACCAAGATCGATCTTCCTGCCGAAGGTGACACCAACGAGGTCATCGTTATTACCGGCAAGAAAGAGAACGTTCTTGAGGCTAAAGAACGCATCCAAAAGATTCAAAACGAATTGGCCGACATTGTCACTGAAGAAGTACAAATTTCACCCAAGTACTACAACTCTATCATCGGTACTGGCGGCAAATTGATTTCCTCCATAATGGAAGAATGTGGCGGTGTATCTATCAAATTCCCCACTAGTGAATCGAAGAGCGATAAGGTTACCATTCGTGGTCCTAAGGATGATGTACTCAAGGCCAAGACCCAACTTTTGGAGTTGGCCAACGAACGCCAAGCTGCTTCCTTCACTGCCGAAGTGCGCGCCAAGCAACAACACCACAAGTTCCTTATTGGTAAGAACGGCGCCTCCATTAGAAAGATCCGTGATGCCACCGGTGCACGTATCATCTTCCCTGGCAACGATGATGCCGACAAGGAAGTCATCACCATCATTGGCAAGGAGGAAAATGTCAAACAGGCCAAGGAACAATTGGAGGCCATCATCAAGGACATCGATCAAGTGACCGAAGGTGAAATCTCTGTCGATCCCAAGTACCACAAACACTTTGTCGCTAAACGTGGTGAAATCTTGCATCGCATCTCTGAAGAATATGGAGGAGTTATGATTTCATTCCCTCGCCCCGGCGTAGAATCCGATAAGGTTACTTTGAAAGGTGCCAAGGACTGTATTGAAGCTGCCAAGTTGCGTATTGCCGAAATCGTTGCTGACTTGGATGCTCAAGTGACCATTGAGGTTGTCATTCCTCAACGTTTACATCGCACCATCATGGGTGCTCGTGGCTTCAAAGTACAACAGGTTACCACAGAACATGATGTCAACATCAAGTTCCCCGATCGTGATGCCACCGAACCCGTTGAAGGTCTTGAAAACGGTACCAACGGCACAGTTGACGGTGTCGCCACCGACGAGCCCATCCGTCATTGTGATATCATTCGTATTACCGGCCACATCGACAAGTGTAATGCCGCCAAACAAGCTCTCATTGATCTTGTACCCATCACCGAAGAACTTACCGTACCCTATGATCTTCACCGCACCATCATCGGTCCCAAGGGTGCCAATGTACGTGAGTTCATGTCCACCTACGATGTACACATTGAATTGCCACCCAGCGATTCAAAGTCCGATACCGTTAAGGTAACCGGTACACCCGCTCATGTCGCCGAAGCCAAAAAAGCTTTGGACAAAATGATCGAAGAATACGAAGCCGATCGTGCTGATCGTGAATTACGTTCATACAATTTACAAATCGAAGTTGATCCCGAATACCATTCGAAATTGATTGGTAAACGTGGTGCCGTCATCAATAAATTACGTGCCGCTCACGATGTTAACATCTCACTGCCCAAACGCGGCGATCCCAATCAAAGCATCATCACTATCACTGGCTATCAGGCCAATGCTGAGGCAGCTCGCGATGCTATTATGGAAATTGTTGGTGAAATGCAAAACTTGTACCGTGAAGTGATTGAAATTGACAATCGTATTCATTCGCATATCATTGGTCAACGTGGCAGAACCATTCGTAAGCTCATTGAAGATTATAAG GTTGACATCAAATTCCCCTCGCCCGAAGAGGCCAAAAACAATCCCGATGCTGTCACCATCATTGGCAAAGAAGATGATGTTGAAAATGCTAAGGAAGCCATCCTCAACATGGCTGAAGACTACTCCCGTGACTACTTAGAAAACTTGCCACCTTCCCCCCAACCACAAACTGTGGGAGCTTTCTTGTCTGCCGGCACTGGCAGTGGCAACACCAATGAAAACGGCTTCGTTATGAAAGATGCTCCTTGGGAGAAGACCGATAAGAAACAAGGAAAATCTGCACCCAATACTCAATCGCAAGAAGATTTTCCCGCTGTTGGTGGAGCACCCGTTGCCGCTGCACCCATCACCTCAGTATGGGGAcccaaaaactaa
- the LOC111678227 gene encoding vigilin isoform X2, which translates to MEESNVNVEEQQQQLTTTTNTTTTNYQELMDQQQQLASPTPVATPTSTTSGGTASNAAPAFSYDDLFPALPANNAAPMSTTTGPPVVRVTSTQKTQVLHLAGEERKSTDSEKFGEGESKRICQQISKETGAQIEIASGKNQSLTFLIKGKQPELLDARRKILMYFSAQASRSISIPKEHHRVILGKAGKRLRDLEQLTATKITIPSQNEDSDIINIAGTKEDIEKAEAEIRQLSADQYKKSSDRILVPKIYHPFIVGPYNENLNKMQEETGAKVNVPPQSMQKDEIVITGEKDAVAAAKAKVEAIYKEMEKKCSTVSVEVAKAQHRYVIGPKGSTIAEILQLTGVSVEMPPLDSPLETITLRGPQVALGNALTVVYQKANSVKSVEIDAPHWIHKYVIGRKGANMKQLEEDCPNVNVNCLEDKIKLEGDPENVDKATNYLHEIIKNYQDNFTFVVMTVNPAYYKHIIGKAGANVNRLKEELNVNINIEEREGQNNIRIEGPKEGVKKAQLELQEKIDKLENEKSKDVIIDRRLHRQIIGAKGEKIREIKDRYRQVMIVIPTPQENTDIVKLRGPKEDVDKCHKDLLKLVKEIQESSHIVEVPIFKQFHKFVIGKGGANIKKIRDETQTKIDLPAEGDTNEVIVITGKKENVLEAKERIQKIQNELADIVTEEVQISPKYYNSIIGTGGKLISSIMEECGGVSIKFPTSESKSDKVTIRGPKDDVLKAKTQLLELANERQAASFTAEVRAKQQHHKFLIGKNGASIRKIRDATGARIIFPGNDDADKEVITIIGKEENVKQAKEQLEAIIKDIDQVTEGEISVDPKYHKHFVAKRGEILHRISEEYGGVMISFPRPGVESDKVTLKGAKDCIEAAKLRIAEIVADLDAQVTIEVVIPQRLHRTIMGARGFKVQQVTTEHDVNIKFPDRDATEPVEGLENGTNGTVDGVATDEPIRHCDIIRITGHIDKCNAAKQALIDLVPITEELTVPYDLHRTIIGPKGANVREFMSTYDVHIELPPSDSKSDTVKVTGTPAHVAEAKKALDKMIEEYEADRADRELRSYNLQIEVDPEYHSKLIGKRGAVINKLRAAHDVNISLPKRGDPNQSIITITGYQANAEAARDAIMEIVGEMQNLYREVIEIDNRIHSHIIGQRGRTIRKLIEDYKVDIKFPSPEEAKNNPDAVTIIGKEDDVENAKEAILNMAEDYSRDYLENLPPSPQPQTVGAFLSAGTGSGNTNENGFVMKDAPWEKTDKKQGKSAPNTQSQEDFPAVGGAPVAAAPITSVWGPKN; encoded by the exons tcAACGttgaagaacaacaacaacaattaactaCCACCACCAATACCACTACCACCAATTATCAAGAGCTAATggatcaacaacaacaattagcTTCACCAACTCCGGTTGCTACACCCACTAGTACTACTAGTGGTGGCACCGCCAGCAATGCTGCTCCAGCCTTTAGCTATGATGATCTTTTCCCAGCATTACCAGCTAATAATGCAGCTCCTATGAGTACAACTACTGGACCACCAGTTGTACGTGTAACAAGCACTCAAAAGACTcag GTTTTACATTTGGCTGGAGAAGAGCGCAAATCGACCGATTCCGAAAAATTCGGTGAAGGTGAATCGAAACGTATTTGCCAGCAAATCTCTAAGGAAACTGGTGCTCAAATTGAAATCGCTAGTGGTAAAAATCAATCGCTTACCTTCCTTATCAAGGGCAAACAACCGGAATTGCTCGATGCTCGTCGCAAAATTCTTATGTACTTTTCCGCCCAAGCCAGCCGTTCCATCAGCATTCCCAAGGAACATCATCGTGTCATCTTGGGTAAGGCTGGTAAACGTTTACGTGATTTGGAGCAATTGACCGCCACCAAAATCACAATTCCTTCTCAAAACGAAGATAGTGACATCATTAATATTGCCGGTACTAAGGAAGATATTGAAAAGGCCGAAGCCGAGATACGTCAATTGTCCGCTGATCAATATAAAAAGTCTTCGGATCGCATTTTGGTGCCCAAAATCTATCATCCCTTTATTGTGGGTCCCTACAATGAAAACTTGAATAAGATGCAAGAGGAGACCGGTGCCAAGGTGAATGTGCCACCACAATCCATGCAAAAGGATGAAATTGTGATTACTGGTGAGAAGGATGCTGTTGCAGCGGCCAAGGCTAAGGTTGAGGCCATCTACAAGGAAATGGAAAAGAAATGCTCCACCGTAAGTGTTGAGGTAGCCAAAGCTCAGCATCGTTACGTTATTGGACCTAAGGGCTCGACCATCGCCGAAATTCTTCAACTCACTGGTGTATCTGTGGAGATGCCTCCTCTGGACTCGCCTTTGGAAACAATTACCTTACGTGGTCCTCAAGTAGCTTTGGGCAATGCCTTGACAGTGGTCTATCAAAAGGCCAACTCCGTCAAGTCGGTTGAAATCGATGCTCCCCATTGGATTCACAAGTATGTGATTGGTCGCAAGGGCGCCAATATGAAACAACTCGAAGAGGATTGCCCCAATGTGAACGTCAATTGTCTAGAGGACAAGATCAAATTGGAAGGTGACCCTGAAAATGTTGACAAGGCCACCAACTATTTGCATGAAATTATCAAAAACTATCAGGATAACTTCACCTTTGTTGTGATGACCGTCAATCCTGCTTACTACAAGCATATCATTGGCAAGGCTGGTGCCAACGTTAATCGTCTCAAGGAGGAATTGAACGTTAACATCAACATTGAGGAACGCGAAGGCCAAAACAACATCCGCATCGAAGGTCCCAAAGAGGGCGTTAAAAAGGCTCAACTTGAATTACAAGAGAAAATTGATAAACTGGAAAACGAAAAATCAAAGGATGTTATCATCGATCGTCGCTTGCATCGTCAAATCATTGGCGCCAAGGGTGAAAAGATCCGCGAGATTAAGGATCGCTACCGTCAGGTAATGATTGTTATTCCCACACCCCAGGAAAATACCGATATTGTGAAGTTGCGTGGTCCCAAAGAAGATGTCGACAAGTGCCACAAGGATCTCTTGAAATTGGTTAAGGAAATCCAAGAGTCATCGCACATTGTTGAGGTGCCCATCTTCAAGCAATTCCACAAGTTCGTTATTGGCAAGGGCGGTGCTAACATTAAGAAGATTCGTGATGAAACCCAAACCAAGATCGATCTTCCTGCCGAAGGTGACACCAACGAGGTCATCGTTATTACCGGCAAGAAAGAGAACGTTCTTGAGGCTAAAGAACGCATCCAAAAGATTCAAAACGAATTGGCCGACATTGTCACTGAAGAAGTACAAATTTCACCCAAGTACTACAACTCTATCATCGGTACTGGCGGCAAATTGATTTCCTCCATAATGGAAGAATGTGGCGGTGTATCTATCAAATTCCCCACTAGTGAATCGAAGAGCGATAAGGTTACCATTCGTGGTCCTAAGGATGATGTACTCAAGGCCAAGACCCAACTTTTGGAGTTGGCCAACGAACGCCAAGCTGCTTCCTTCACTGCCGAAGTGCGCGCCAAGCAACAACACCACAAGTTCCTTATTGGTAAGAACGGCGCCTCCATTAGAAAGATCCGTGATGCCACCGGTGCACGTATCATCTTCCCTGGCAACGATGATGCCGACAAGGAAGTCATCACCATCATTGGCAAGGAGGAAAATGTCAAACAGGCCAAGGAACAATTGGAGGCCATCATCAAGGACATCGATCAAGTGACCGAAGGTGAAATCTCTGTCGATCCCAAGTACCACAAACACTTTGTCGCTAAACGTGGTGAAATCTTGCATCGCATCTCTGAAGAATATGGAGGAGTTATGATTTCATTCCCTCGCCCCGGCGTAGAATCCGATAAGGTTACTTTGAAAGGTGCCAAGGACTGTATTGAAGCTGCCAAGTTGCGTATTGCCGAAATCGTTGCTGACTTGGATGCTCAAGTGACCATTGAGGTTGTCATTCCTCAACGTTTACATCGCACCATCATGGGTGCTCGTGGCTTCAAAGTACAACAGGTTACCACAGAACATGATGTCAACATCAAGTTCCCCGATCGTGATGCCACCGAACCCGTTGAAGGTCTTGAAAACGGTACCAACGGCACAGTTGACGGTGTCGCCACCGACGAGCCCATCCGTCATTGTGATATCATTCGTATTACCGGCCACATCGACAAGTGTAATGCCGCCAAACAAGCTCTCATTGATCTTGTACCCATCACCGAAGAACTTACCGTACCCTATGATCTTCACCGCACCATCATCGGTCCCAAGGGTGCCAATGTACGTGAGTTCATGTCCACCTACGATGTACACATTGAATTGCCACCCAGCGATTCAAAGTCCGATACCGTTAAGGTAACCGGTACACCCGCTCATGTCGCCGAAGCCAAAAAAGCTTTGGACAAAATGATCGAAGAATACGAAGCCGATCGTGCTGATCGTGAATTACGTTCATACAATTTACAAATCGAAGTTGATCCCGAATACCATTCGAAATTGATTGGTAAACGTGGTGCCGTCATCAATAAATTACGTGCCGCTCACGATGTTAACATCTCACTGCCCAAACGCGGCGATCCCAATCAAAGCATCATCACTATCACTGGCTATCAGGCCAATGCTGAGGCAGCTCGCGATGCTATTATGGAAATTGTTGGTGAAATGCAAAACTTGTACCGTGAAGTGATTGAAATTGACAATCGTATTCATTCGCATATCATTGGTCAACGTGGCAGAACCATTCGTAAGCTCATTGAAGATTATAAG GTTGACATCAAATTCCCCTCGCCCGAAGAGGCCAAAAACAATCCCGATGCTGTCACCATCATTGGCAAAGAAGATGATGTTGAAAATGCTAAGGAAGCCATCCTCAACATGGCTGAAGACTACTCCCGTGACTACTTAGAAAACTTGCCACCTTCCCCCCAACCACAAACTGTGGGAGCTTTCTTGTCTGCCGGCACTGGCAGTGGCAACACCAATGAAAACGGCTTCGTTATGAAAGATGCTCCTTGGGAGAAGACCGATAAGAAACAAGGAAAATCTGCACCCAATACTCAATCGCAAGAAGATTTTCCCGCTGTTGGTGGAGCACCCGTTGCCGCTGCACCCATCACCTCAGTATGGGGAcccaaaaactaa